From a region of the Micromonospora tarapacensis genome:
- a CDS encoding DUF402 domain-containing protein: protein MPSDVVRVVYRKYDGSAHRDYPARRLAEDDLGIWLGVPAGTSSVYHGRPSVEQIPFVLLVPHHAWWTGMFNPPPRTSEVYCDIASPARWEGEDTVHLIDLDLDVVRRRETGVVELRDEDEFAEHRARFGYPDELVTEAETAARWLLGALGDGTEPFATSYRKWLALVV, encoded by the coding sequence ATGCCGAGCGACGTGGTCCGTGTGGTCTACCGCAAGTACGACGGCAGCGCGCACCGCGACTACCCGGCCCGCCGCCTGGCCGAGGACGACCTCGGCATCTGGCTCGGGGTGCCGGCCGGCACCAGCTCGGTGTACCACGGCCGACCCTCGGTGGAGCAGATCCCCTTCGTGCTGCTGGTGCCCCACCATGCCTGGTGGACCGGCATGTTCAACCCGCCGCCGCGGACCAGTGAGGTCTACTGCGACATCGCCAGCCCCGCCCGGTGGGAGGGCGAGGACACGGTGCACCTGATCGACCTTGACCTGGACGTGGTCCGCCGCCGCGAGACCGGCGTGGTCGAGCTGCGCGACGAGGACGAGTTCGCCGAGCACCGGGCCCGCTTCGGCTACCCCGACGAGCTGGTGACGGAGGCCGAAACGGCGGCACGGTGGCTGCTCGGCGCGCTCGGCGACGGCACCGAGCCGTTCGCCACCTCGTACCGAAAGTGGCTGGCCCTGGTGGTCTGA
- a CDS encoding PPK2 family polyphosphate kinase, protein MVDDDGVIDVLAPAGGTVRDLLRALPGGPIDLGATNPRSTPGLPGEHVTGPDRKGWARRQVELVGKGLARRQEMLFAGAKADPGAGRRVLLVLQAMDCGGKDGTIKRVVGAMNPLGVQIRAFGPPTAEELRHHFLWRIRRALPPPGQLGVFNRSHYEDVLVPRVQERAPEDVWQPRYAEIDEFERELTAAGVVVVKAFLHISYAEQAQRLLARLDDPTKHWKYHPSDVDARARWDDYQAAYADLLGRGGTDVAPWHVVPADRKWYRDWAVAHLLRETFDTLDLGYPPADFDIERERERLLRTTGPSKVYGN, encoded by the coding sequence ATGGTGGACGACGACGGTGTAATCGACGTGCTGGCGCCGGCCGGCGGTACGGTGCGGGACCTGCTGCGGGCGTTGCCCGGCGGGCCGATCGACCTCGGGGCGACGAACCCCCGCTCGACCCCCGGGCTGCCCGGGGAACACGTGACCGGCCCGGACCGCAAGGGTTGGGCCCGCCGGCAGGTCGAACTGGTGGGCAAGGGGCTGGCCCGCCGGCAGGAGATGCTCTTCGCCGGCGCGAAGGCCGATCCCGGCGCCGGGCGGCGGGTGCTGCTGGTGCTCCAGGCGATGGACTGCGGCGGCAAGGACGGCACGATCAAGCGGGTGGTCGGCGCGATGAACCCGCTCGGCGTGCAGATTCGGGCGTTCGGTCCGCCGACCGCCGAGGAACTGCGGCACCACTTTCTGTGGCGGATCCGGCGGGCCCTGCCCCCGCCGGGCCAGTTGGGTGTCTTCAACCGTTCCCACTACGAGGACGTGCTGGTGCCCCGGGTGCAGGAGCGGGCGCCGGAGGACGTCTGGCAGCCGAGGTACGCCGAGATCGACGAATTCGAGCGGGAACTGACCGCCGCCGGGGTGGTCGTGGTCAAGGCATTCCTGCACATCTCCTACGCCGAGCAGGCCCAGCGGCTGCTGGCGCGCCTGGACGATCCGACCAAGCACTGGAAATACCACCCCTCGGACGTCGACGCCCGCGCTCGCTGGGACGACTACCAGGCGGCGTACGCCGATCTGCTCGGCCGGGGCGGCACCGACGTCGCGCCGTGGCACGTGGTGCCGGCGGACCGCAAGTGGTATCGGGACTGGGCGGTGGCGCATCTGTTGCGTGAGACGTTCGACACGCTGGATCTGGGGTACCCGCCCGCCGACTTCGACATCGAGCGGGAACGGGAGCGACTGCTGAGGACCACGGGGCCTTCGAAGGTGTACGGCAATTGA
- a CDS encoding DUF47 domain-containing protein: protein MRFSFRPNEGAFYELFTRAAQNLVRGTGLLNELSLPDVEVQSVSERLTEVEHDSDQITHELFKKINSTFVTPFDREDIYRLGSLLDDVMDHLEAVGNLLYLYGLTKLPSLPREMHELVHVLDQQAKLTADAMPRLKSMKDLEDYWIEINRLENDGDQAYRMLLVRLFSGEYDALTVLKMKEVADELEAACDAFEHVANTVETIAVKES, encoded by the coding sequence GTGAGGTTTTCCTTTCGCCCCAACGAGGGCGCTTTTTACGAGCTCTTCACCAGGGCCGCGCAGAATCTGGTGCGGGGGACCGGGCTGCTCAACGAGCTCTCCCTGCCCGATGTCGAGGTGCAGTCGGTCAGCGAGCGGCTCACCGAGGTGGAGCACGACAGCGACCAGATCACCCACGAGTTGTTCAAGAAGATCAACTCGACTTTCGTCACCCCGTTCGACCGCGAGGACATCTACCGTCTCGGGTCGTTGCTCGACGACGTGATGGACCACCTGGAGGCGGTGGGCAACCTGCTCTACCTCTACGGGTTGACCAAGTTGCCGTCGCTGCCCCGGGAGATGCACGAGCTGGTGCACGTGCTCGACCAGCAGGCGAAGCTGACCGCCGACGCGATGCCCCGGCTGAAGTCGATGAAGGACCTCGAGGATTACTGGATCGAGATCAACCGGCTGGAGAACGACGGCGACCAGGCGTACCGGATGCTGCTGGTCCGCCTCTTCTCCGGCGAGTACGACGCGTTGACCGTGCTGAAGATGAAGGAGGTCGCCGACGAGCTGGAGGCCGCCTGCGACGCCTTCGAGCACGTCGCCAACACGGTCGAGACCATCGCGGTCAAGGAGTCCTGA
- a CDS encoding inorganic phosphate transporter, whose protein sequence is MSPELIAVLAVIGVALVFDYTNGFHDAANAIATSISTRALTPRVALAMAAVGNFIGAHFGAEVAKTVGSGLVELPTGVSSLGIVFAGVLGAITWNLVTWYFGLPSSSSHALIGGLVGSTVAASGTVLWSGIGESVIIPMILSPMVGFILGYIVMVAVRWIFRNGHPGKLNRGFRWAQIASAAAMSVGHGMQDAAKTIGIVVLALFVGGYQDDASYIPEWAFWTSAAVLAAGTYAGGWRIIRTLGRKIIDLRPPEGFAAETVASGVLYFNALVLGAPISTTHTITSAIMGVGATKRLSAVRWGVAGNIIGAWILTFPAAGSIGALMFFLVRPIFS, encoded by the coding sequence GTGAGTCCCGAGCTCATCGCCGTGCTGGCGGTGATCGGGGTAGCCCTGGTGTTCGACTACACCAACGGCTTCCACGACGCCGCCAACGCGATCGCGACCAGCATCTCCACCCGGGCGCTCACCCCCCGGGTGGCCCTGGCCATGGCGGCGGTCGGCAACTTCATCGGCGCGCACTTCGGCGCCGAGGTCGCCAAGACCGTCGGCAGCGGCCTGGTCGAACTGCCGACCGGCGTGTCCAGCCTCGGCATCGTCTTCGCCGGGGTGCTCGGCGCGATCACCTGGAACCTCGTCACCTGGTACTTCGGGCTGCCCTCATCGTCGTCACACGCCCTGATCGGTGGCCTGGTCGGCTCGACCGTCGCCGCCTCCGGCACCGTGCTCTGGTCGGGCATCGGCGAGAGTGTGATCATCCCGATGATCCTGTCGCCGATGGTCGGTTTCATCCTGGGTTACATCGTGATGGTCGCCGTGCGGTGGATCTTCCGCAACGGGCACCCGGGCAAGCTGAACCGGGGCTTCCGCTGGGCGCAGATCGCCTCGGCGGCGGCCATGTCGGTCGGCCACGGGATGCAGGACGCGGCCAAGACCATCGGCATCGTCGTGCTCGCCCTCTTCGTCGGTGGCTACCAGGACGACGCGAGCTACATCCCGGAGTGGGCGTTCTGGACCTCGGCGGCGGTGCTGGCGGCCGGCACCTACGCCGGCGGCTGGCGGATCATCCGGACCCTCGGCCGGAAGATCATCGACCTGCGCCCGCCGGAGGGCTTCGCGGCCGAGACCGTGGCCAGCGGCGTGCTCTACTTCAACGCGCTGGTCCTCGGCGCCCCGATCTCGACGACCCACACGATCACCTCGGCGATCATGGGGGTTGGCGCCACCAAGCGGCTCTCCGCCGTGCGCTGGGGGGTGGCCGGCAACATCATCGGCGCCTGGATCCTGACCTTCCCGGCCGCCGGCTCGATCGGTGCCCTGATGTTCTTCCTCGTCCGCCCCATCTTCAGCTGA
- a CDS encoding Gfo/Idh/MocA family protein, whose translation MTRWGILATGHIAARFAEDLRLVPGAELVAVGSRTAETAQRFAQRHGIPRAYASWAELAADADIDVIYVATPHAAHHEAALTCLTAGRPVLLEKPFTLDLATSTEVIDAARAAGVFLMEAMWMRCNPLILRVCELIAEGAIGEVTNVQADFGVAGPFPPEHRMRARALGGGALLDLGVYPVSLAHLLLGAPQQVRSWAKLGPEGTDENTGLLFGYDSGAIATLSCGMVGATGLTASITGTSGRIDLPQPFFRPDGFTVHRAGAEPETIRAELAGSGYQHEAIEVQRCLAEGLTESPLVPHSATLEIMALLDDIRAQIGVSYA comes from the coding sequence ATGACTCGTTGGGGCATCCTGGCCACCGGACACATCGCCGCCCGATTCGCCGAGGACCTCCGGCTGGTGCCGGGGGCCGAACTGGTCGCGGTCGGTTCACGGACCGCCGAGACCGCGCAGCGCTTCGCGCAGCGGCACGGCATACCACGGGCGTACGCCTCGTGGGCGGAACTGGCCGCGGATGCCGACATCGACGTGATCTACGTCGCCACCCCGCACGCCGCCCACCACGAGGCGGCGCTGACCTGTCTGACCGCCGGTCGACCGGTGCTGCTGGAGAAGCCGTTCACCCTCGACCTGGCCACCAGCACCGAAGTGATCGACGCCGCTCGCGCCGCCGGGGTCTTCCTCATGGAGGCGATGTGGATGCGGTGCAACCCACTCATCCTGCGGGTCTGCGAGCTGATCGCCGAGGGCGCGATCGGCGAGGTGACCAACGTCCAGGCCGATTTCGGCGTCGCCGGGCCCTTCCCACCCGAGCACCGGATGAGGGCCCGGGCACTCGGTGGCGGCGCGCTGTTGGATCTCGGCGTCTACCCGGTGAGCCTGGCCCACCTGCTGCTCGGTGCGCCGCAGCAGGTGCGGTCGTGGGCGAAGCTCGGCCCGGAGGGCACGGACGAGAACACCGGCCTGCTCTTCGGGTACGACTCGGGAGCCATCGCCACGCTGAGCTGCGGCATGGTCGGGGCGACCGGCCTGACCGCCTCGATCACCGGCACCTCCGGGCGGATCGACCTGCCCCAGCCGTTCTTCCGGCCGGACGGGTTCACCGTGCACCGGGCCGGCGCGGAGCCGGAGACGATCAGGGCGGAACTGGCCGGCTCGGGTTACCAGCACGAGGCCATCGAGGTGCAGCGGTGCCTGGCCGAGGGGCTGACCGAGAGCCCGCTGGTGCCGCACTCCGCCACCCTGGAGATCATGGCCCTGCTGGACGACATCCGCGCGCAGATCGGCGTCTCGTACGCCTGA
- the mshD gene encoding mycothiol synthase: MSSSEATSDEVSRLDRLGPPETAEVLALARTAGDADGADPFDEHVLLRLRDEDAPATHLVARSDDGTLTGYAHLDTTDPGSGVGVELVVHPAYRRRGTGRALARAVLATATGPLRAWAHGDHPSAAALAVDLGFHRARVLWQLRRPLTAPLAEPRLPDGVTLRAFRPGTDDEDWLALNARAFADHPEQGRWALGELRQRLAEPWFDPAGFLLAVESATGRLLGFHWTKVHERPGSARIGEVYVLGVEPSAHGGGLGRALTTAGLAYLRERRGLDRVMLYVDESNTGAVALYERIGFARWSAHVNYHLG; encoded by the coding sequence ATGAGCAGCAGCGAGGCGACCAGCGACGAGGTCAGCCGCCTCGACCGGCTCGGGCCGCCCGAGACCGCCGAGGTGCTGGCGCTCGCCCGGACGGCGGGCGACGCCGACGGTGCGGATCCGTTCGACGAACACGTCCTGCTCCGGCTGCGCGACGAGGATGCCCCGGCGACCCACCTGGTCGCCCGATCCGACGACGGCACGCTCACCGGGTACGCCCACCTCGACACGACCGACCCGGGCAGCGGCGTCGGTGTGGAACTCGTGGTGCATCCGGCGTACCGGCGGCGAGGGACCGGCCGGGCGCTGGCCCGGGCGGTGCTGGCGACCGCCACCGGGCCGCTGCGCGCCTGGGCACACGGCGACCATCCCTCGGCCGCGGCGTTGGCGGTGGATCTGGGCTTCCACCGTGCGCGCGTCCTGTGGCAGCTGCGCCGGCCGCTCACCGCGCCACTGGCCGAACCGCGGCTGCCCGACGGGGTGACGTTGCGCGCGTTCCGCCCCGGCACCGACGACGAGGACTGGCTGGCGCTGAACGCACGAGCCTTCGCCGACCATCCGGAGCAGGGTCGGTGGGCCCTGGGCGAGCTGCGCCAACGCCTCGCCGAGCCGTGGTTCGACCCGGCCGGCTTCCTGCTCGCCGTCGAGTCGGCGACCGGCCGGCTGCTCGGCTTCCACTGGACCAAGGTCCACGAGCGGCCCGGCTCGGCCCGCATCGGCGAGGTGTACGTGCTAGGGGTGGAGCCGTCCGCGCACGGCGGCGGGCTCGGCCGGGCACTGACCACGGCCGGGCTGGCCTACCTGCGCGAGCGGCGTGGGTTGGATCGGGTGATGCTCTACGTGGACGAGTCGAACACCGGCGCGGTGGCACTCTACGAGCGGATCGGCTTCGCCCGCTGGTCCGCCCACGTCAACTATCACCTCGGCTGA
- a CDS encoding polysaccharide deacetylase family protein, with protein MGGNDVGAGRALGIITLVVSAVLGSAYLLGRSLVPGPVRTDSAVTATGADHPEYADQSAPVDTEPRADTEPRADTSQPPPGGEPNGPEQDPSIGPMGTRVGTGTGGVALTFDDGPSPDYTPQVLAILREHHITATFCVVGENAEAYPWLIQQIVADGHTLCNHSWDHDVALGARSPEWIRTDLLRTSAAIRAAAPDAPISWYRQPGGAWTYSVVSVSRDLGMVPLHWTLDPSDWRAPGATRIATSVVDGVRPGSIVLLHDAGGDRQGTVNALYRILPELTSRYDIQALPQRGM; from the coding sequence GTGGGCGGTAACGACGTGGGGGCGGGACGCGCCCTCGGGATCATCACGCTCGTGGTGTCTGCGGTACTCGGCTCGGCGTACCTGCTCGGGCGGAGTCTGGTGCCCGGGCCGGTACGCACCGACTCCGCGGTCACCGCGACCGGCGCCGACCATCCCGAGTACGCCGACCAGTCCGCACCCGTCGACACCGAGCCGCGCGCCGACACCGAGCCACGTGCCGACACCAGTCAGCCGCCACCCGGCGGCGAGCCGAACGGGCCGGAGCAGGACCCGAGCATCGGCCCCATGGGCACCCGGGTCGGCACCGGCACCGGCGGCGTCGCGCTCACCTTCGACGACGGGCCGAGCCCGGACTACACCCCCCAGGTTCTCGCGATCCTGCGGGAGCACCACATCACGGCCACCTTCTGCGTGGTCGGCGAGAACGCCGAGGCGTACCCGTGGCTCATTCAGCAGATCGTCGCCGATGGCCACACGCTGTGTAACCACAGTTGGGACCACGACGTCGCCCTGGGCGCCCGGTCGCCCGAGTGGATCCGGACCGACCTGCTGCGGACCAGCGCGGCGATCCGCGCGGCGGCACCGGACGCGCCGATCTCCTGGTACCGGCAGCCCGGCGGCGCCTGGACCTACTCGGTCGTCTCTGTCTCCCGGGATCTGGGCATGGTGCCCCTGCACTGGACGCTGGACCCGTCCGACTGGCGGGCGCCCGGCGCGACCCGGATCGCCACCTCGGTGGTCGACGGGGTGCGGCCCGGGTCGATCGTCCTGCTGCACGACGCGGGCGGCGACCGGCAGGGCACCGTGAACGCGTTGTACCGCATCCTGCCGGAGCTGACCAGCCGGTACGACATCCAGGCACTGCCGCAGCGAGGGATGTGA
- a CDS encoding winged helix-turn-helix transcriptional regulator produces MIVEILLLVTARAGEPSAVLPALDLLPHSVRTAPRDVRTLVAGPSPDAVLVDARSELSEARATCRMLHATGLGVPLVAVVTEAGLIALNADWGVDDVILASAGPAEVEARLRLAVGRLSNSTAGAGGSIRAGELMIDPDTYAAKLKGRPLDLTYKEFELLKFLAQHPGRVFTRDQLLREVWGYDYFGGTRTVDVHVRRLRAKLGSEYESMIGTVRQVGYKFVVQPSRTLAEAPEHAPLAVRALTVEA; encoded by the coding sequence GTGATCGTGGAGATCCTACTGCTGGTGACCGCACGGGCAGGTGAACCATCCGCAGTGCTGCCGGCACTGGACCTGCTGCCGCACTCGGTTCGCACCGCACCGCGTGACGTCCGCACACTGGTTGCCGGCCCGAGCCCGGACGCCGTGCTGGTTGACGCCCGCTCCGAGCTGAGCGAGGCCCGGGCCACCTGCCGGATGCTGCACGCCACCGGGCTCGGCGTCCCGCTGGTGGCGGTGGTCACCGAGGCCGGGCTGATCGCGCTCAACGCCGACTGGGGCGTCGACGACGTCATCCTCGCCTCCGCCGGCCCGGCCGAGGTGGAGGCCCGGCTGCGGCTCGCGGTCGGCCGGCTGAGCAACTCGACGGCCGGCGCCGGCGGCTCGATCCGGGCCGGCGAGTTGATGATCGACCCGGACACCTACGCCGCGAAGCTGAAGGGTCGCCCGCTCGATCTCACCTACAAGGAGTTCGAGCTGCTGAAGTTCCTCGCCCAGCACCCGGGGCGGGTGTTCACGCGCGATCAGTTGCTGCGCGAGGTGTGGGGCTACGACTACTTCGGTGGCACCCGGACGGTCGACGTGCACGTGCGTCGACTGCGCGCCAAGCTCGGCTCGGAGTACGAGTCGATGATCGGCACCGTTCGCCAGGTGGGCTACAAGTTCGTCGTCCAACCGTCGCGGACGCTGGCCGAGGCTCCCGAGCACGCGCCGCTGGCGGTACGCGCCCTCACCGTCGAGGCATAA
- a CDS encoding LmeA family phospholipid-binding protein, with translation MEREQTYGRRPRRRGRKVLVGLVVLLLVLAGLLAIADRVAATMAERTIADEVRQQVAEQSAQSSPPEVEVGGFPFLTQVLDGRYERISIRLRDVRGSVLGDAVALPSLDVDARNVRASLDTLRTGQGEVVAETVNGTGTIEYQSLAALLDRDGLTLGERDGQLAVTAPVDVLGQRLTVTGTADIVVGEQGQIALKFDDLDAEGLPDVPLARALVNNFARSISVDVPLPELPFQLTVREVRPQPQGLTVTADARDVPINSVG, from the coding sequence GTGGAGCGCGAGCAGACGTACGGACGGCGACCGCGGCGACGCGGACGCAAGGTACTGGTCGGGCTCGTCGTCCTGCTGCTCGTCCTGGCCGGGCTGCTCGCCATCGCCGACCGGGTGGCGGCCACGATGGCCGAGCGGACCATCGCCGACGAGGTCCGCCAGCAGGTGGCCGAGCAGAGCGCGCAGTCCTCGCCACCGGAGGTCGAGGTGGGCGGCTTCCCGTTCCTCACCCAGGTGCTCGACGGCCGGTACGAACGCATCTCGATCCGGCTGCGGGACGTGCGGGGCTCGGTGCTGGGCGACGCGGTCGCGCTGCCCAGCCTGGACGTGGACGCCCGCAACGTCCGGGCCTCGCTGGACACCCTGCGCACCGGCCAGGGCGAGGTGGTGGCCGAGACCGTCAACGGCACCGGCACCATCGAGTACCAGAGCCTGGCCGCCCTGCTCGACCGGGACGGGCTGACCCTCGGCGAGCGGGACGGGCAACTCGCCGTCACCGCCCCGGTGGACGTGCTCGGTCAGCGGCTCACCGTCACCGGCACCGCCGACATCGTCGTCGGTGAGCAGGGACAGATCGCGCTGAAGTTCGACGACCTGGACGCCGAAGGGCTGCCGGACGTGCCGCTGGCCCGCGCCCTGGTGAACAACTTCGCCCGCAGCATCTCGGTCGACGTGCCCCTGCCGGAGCTGCCCTTCCAGCTCACCGTGCGCGAGGTGCGCCCGCAGCCGCAGGGACTGACGGTGACCGCGGACGCACGGGACGTGCCGATCAACTCGGTCGGCTGA
- a CDS encoding Ms5788A family Cys-rich leader peptide: MGTLLTKRRAVDLCRVATCLCRPVI; this comes from the coding sequence ATGGGGACGCTCCTCACCAAACGGCGCGCGGTCGACCTGTGCCGCGTGGCCACCTGCCTGTGTCGCCCCGTCATCTGA
- a CDS encoding sulfurtransferase, with amino-acid sequence MSRDTALVSAEWAEKNLDAPGVVFVEVDEDTSAYDTGHIAGAIKLDWKTDLQDPVRRDFVNKAQFEALLSERGVGNDDAVILYGGNNNWFAAYAYWYFKLYGHRDVKLLDGGRKKWELDARPLVTDAVTRPATQYVAKEPDTSIRAFRDEVVAAIGAKNLVDVRSPDEYAGRLLAPAHLPQEQAQRGGHIPSAISVPWSKAANEDGTFKSDDELRTIYGEAGLDDSKETIAYCRIGERSSHTWFVLQELLGHTNVKNYDGSWTEYGSLVGVPVALGDEPGEA; translated from the coding sequence ATGAGTCGCGACACCGCACTCGTCTCGGCCGAGTGGGCCGAGAAGAACCTCGACGCCCCGGGCGTCGTCTTCGTCGAGGTCGACGAGGACACCTCGGCCTACGACACCGGCCACATCGCCGGCGCGATCAAGCTCGACTGGAAGACCGACCTACAGGATCCGGTCCGCCGGGACTTCGTCAACAAGGCCCAGTTCGAGGCGCTGCTGTCCGAGCGGGGCGTCGGCAACGACGACGCCGTCATCCTCTACGGCGGCAACAACAACTGGTTCGCCGCGTACGCGTACTGGTACTTCAAGCTCTACGGCCACCGCGACGTCAAGCTGCTCGACGGCGGCCGCAAGAAGTGGGAGCTGGACGCCCGTCCGCTGGTCACCGACGCGGTGACCCGTCCGGCGACGCAGTACGTCGCCAAGGAGCCGGACACCAGCATCCGTGCCTTCCGCGACGAGGTCGTCGCCGCGATCGGCGCCAAGAACCTGGTCGACGTGCGCAGCCCCGACGAGTACGCGGGCCGGCTGCTCGCCCCCGCCCACCTGCCGCAGGAGCAGGCGCAGCGCGGCGGCCACATCCCGAGCGCGATCAGCGTGCCGTGGTCGAAGGCGGCCAACGAGGACGGCACCTTCAAGTCCGACGACGAGCTGCGCACGATCTACGGCGAGGCCGGGCTGGACGACAGCAAGGAGACCATCGCGTACTGCCGGATCGGCGAGCGTTCCTCGCACACCTGGTTCGTGCTCCAGGAACTGCTGGGCCACACCAACGTGAAGAACTACGACGGATCCTGGACCGAGTACGGCTCGCTGGTCGGGGTGCCGGTGGCGCTCGGCGACGAGCCGGGGGAGGCCTGA
- a CDS encoding DUF1416 domain-containing protein — protein sequence MTAPTAATAAGCAAPDQAAPLPAGLDLEKETVITGVVRSAQGEAVPGAYVRLLDSTGEFTAEVVTSPAGQFRFFAAPGSWTLRALSRHGNGDTAVTAGRGVNEVSVTVTD from the coding sequence ATGACCGCACCCACCGCTGCCACCGCCGCCGGTTGCGCGGCACCGGACCAGGCCGCCCCGCTGCCCGCCGGCCTCGACCTGGAGAAGGAGACCGTCATCACCGGTGTCGTCCGCTCCGCGCAGGGCGAGGCAGTGCCGGGCGCGTACGTCCGCCTGCTCGACTCGACCGGTGAGTTCACCGCCGAGGTGGTCACCTCGCCGGCCGGGCAGTTCCGCTTCTTCGCCGCGCCGGGCAGCTGGACGCTGCGGGCGCTCTCCCGCCACGGCAACGGCGACACCGCCGTGACGGCCGGCCGGGGCGTCAACGAGGTGTCCGTGACGGTCACCGACTGA